Proteins co-encoded in one Sebastes umbrosus isolate fSebUmb1 chromosome 20, fSebUmb1.pri, whole genome shotgun sequence genomic window:
- the LOC119478877 gene encoding uncharacterized protein LOC119478877 isoform X1: protein MAPELLTVIVASASCVVFCLVTLMLMVVLYRKGPLCCRFRPYSTEDYTEDAPHYPHYHSRHSLIGIADNEHSAAVNQGAIGPQFPGGLFIIGKPNDYHLNGALPRLPSYESVRVKDRQRQIHSMLSQRFGLSGCNDEAPPTYEETLRQSLEILPANLRSLDVHLSIHPQDHSSNLNEDTHNPTQPPTALQEPSSSYYPAQSFSFLSI from the exons ATGGCACCGGAGCTGCTGACTGTCATTGTGGCTTCAG CGTCCTGTGTAGTGTTTTGTTTAGTGACCCTGATGCTGATGGTGGTCCTGTACAGAAAAGGTCCTCTCTGCTGCCGATTCAGACCCTACAGCACAGAAGACTACACA GAGGATGCTCCCCACTATCCCCATTACCACAGCAGGCACTCTCTGATTGGCATCGCCGATAATGAACACAGTGCCGCCGTGAACCAGGGAGCCATCGGACCCCAG TTTCCTGGAGGGCTGTTTATAATAGGGAAGCCAAACGACTACCACCTGAACGGGGCTCTGCCGAGGCTGCCTTCCTACGAGAGCGTTCGTGTGAAGGACCGGCAAAGGCAGATCCACAGTATGCTCTCACAGCGCTTCGGTCTCAGTGGCTGCAACGATGAG GCTCCACCAACATATGAAGAAACCCTTCGCCAGTCCCTCGAAATTTTACCTGCGAATCTGCGATCTCTGGATGTTCATCTGTCAATCCACCCCCAGGATCACTCCTCAAACCTCAATGAAGACACACACAACCCCACTCAACCGCCCACAGCACTCCAGGAACCATCTTCCTCCTACTACCCAGCACAGAGCTTCAGTTTTCTGTCTATCTGA
- the LOC119478877 gene encoding uncharacterized protein LOC119478877 isoform X2, translating into MAPELLTVIVASVFCLVTLMLMVVLYRKGPLCCRFRPYSTEDYTEDAPHYPHYHSRHSLIGIADNEHSAAVNQGAIGPQFPGGLFIIGKPNDYHLNGALPRLPSYESVRVKDRQRQIHSMLSQRFGLSGCNDEAPPTYEETLRQSLEILPANLRSLDVHLSIHPQDHSSNLNEDTHNPTQPPTALQEPSSSYYPAQSFSFLSI; encoded by the exons ATGGCACCGGAGCTGCTGACTGTCATTGTGGCTTCAG TGTTTTGTTTAGTGACCCTGATGCTGATGGTGGTCCTGTACAGAAAAGGTCCTCTCTGCTGCCGATTCAGACCCTACAGCACAGAAGACTACACA GAGGATGCTCCCCACTATCCCCATTACCACAGCAGGCACTCTCTGATTGGCATCGCCGATAATGAACACAGTGCCGCCGTGAACCAGGGAGCCATCGGACCCCAG TTTCCTGGAGGGCTGTTTATAATAGGGAAGCCAAACGACTACCACCTGAACGGGGCTCTGCCGAGGCTGCCTTCCTACGAGAGCGTTCGTGTGAAGGACCGGCAAAGGCAGATCCACAGTATGCTCTCACAGCGCTTCGGTCTCAGTGGCTGCAACGATGAG GCTCCACCAACATATGAAGAAACCCTTCGCCAGTCCCTCGAAATTTTACCTGCGAATCTGCGATCTCTGGATGTTCATCTGTCAATCCACCCCCAGGATCACTCCTCAAACCTCAATGAAGACACACACAACCCCACTCAACCGCCCACAGCACTCCAGGAACCATCTTCCTCCTACTACCCAGCACAGAGCTTCAGTTTTCTGTCTATCTGA